In Bacillota bacterium, a genomic segment contains:
- a CDS encoding diguanylate cyclase, translated as MGDEVLKGCSLADAVARVEGIRQAVVSRPWPGPGRLTVSARVAAFPDDGRTPGELLSAADSRLYRAKRDGRDRVVTT; from the coding sequence GTGGGCGATGAGGTGCTGAAGGGGTGTTCGCTGGCTGATGCGGTTGCCCGAGTGGAGGGCATCCGCCAGGCGGTGGTCTCGCGACCGTGGCCGGGTCCGGGCCGCCTCACGGTCTCGGCCAGAGTGGCGGCCTTCCCGGACGATGGGAGGACGCCTGGGGAGCTGCTGTCCGCGGCTGACTCCCGGCTCTACCGTGCGAAGCGGGATGGCCGGGACCGGGTGGTGACAACCTGA